The DNA segment GCCCGTCTGGGTCGTGCTGGTCCTGGGCGCTGTCGACGGCGGAGGGCGGCTTCTGCGGCGTCTTCCGTCCTCCGTGGGGAGAGCTCGGGTGGCGCTGGTCGTCGGCGCGGTCGTCTGCGCCGTGCCGGTGATCGGGACGATCGTGTGCCACGACGACGAGGCCTTCCCGTTGGCGCGGATGGTGACCGGCGAGGCGTGGACGCGGTCGCCGCATCGGAGAGATCAGGTCGCTGCGGTCGAGAGGGTGCCGGCGAGCGCGTGCGTCGCGGCCGACGACCGGCTCGTGCCGCTGCTGACGCGGAGCAACCGGGTGTCGCTGCCTGGCGTCCTCAGCCGGCCGCCCGACTTCGTCCTCCTGGACCTGACTCAGGAGAATGCGGGGTCGGTGCGCGGACTGGACCTGCGGACGACCGCGATCCGCGACCACGCGCTGACGGACGGGTATCGCGTCGTGGCGAGGCTCGGCGAGGTGGAAGTCCTCGAGTCGGCCGAGTACCGGGGGCCGTCCGTCGAGTGCGCACGGTGACCGGGTCGGCTCGGTGATCGGCTCAGCGCAGCGCCTCGCCGTGGAACTCGGCGCGGTACTCCGAGGGGCTCGTGCCGTTGATCGCGCGGAACTGGCGGGAGAAGTAGAAGGCGTCGGAGTAGCCGACGGCGCGGGCGATGTCGGCGATCGAGGCGTCGGTGGTGATCAGCAGCTCGCGGGCGCGGGCGCTGCGCAGGCGCTTGACGTACTCGACGGCGCTCATGCCGGCGGCCTTCTTGAAGAGGGCGGAGAAGTGCGAGGTGCTCATGCCGGCGAGGGTCGCGAGCTCGGTGATGCTGGTGGGGGAGTCGAGGTGCTCGCGGAGGTGGTCCTGGGCCATGCGGATCCGGTCGCCCGACTCGAGGGTGCCGCGGGTGCGGTCGGAGGCGAGCTGGGCGAGGAGGTTCCAGGCGGCGCCGCTCGCGGCGTAGAGGCTCGAGTCGGTCTCGTCGCGCTCGAGGGCGGCGACGGCGTGCTCGATCAGGGTCCTCGCGGAGAAGGCGTCGCGCGCGGTGACGACGGGGGACGTCCGCTCGTGGACGACGGCGGAGATCAGGGCGGCGGCATCGGCGCCGGCGACGTGCAGCCACCAGATCGTCCACGGGTCGGCGAAGTCGGCCCAGTAGCGGTGCGGGGTGCCCGCGGCGATGACGGCGACCTCGCCGGGGTCCACCCGGGCGGTCGAGTCGGCGATCGAGACCCAGCCCCGGCCGGCGGTGCAGAGGATCACGACGGCCTCCCGCGTGCCCTCGGGACGGCTGCGGCCGTGAGCGGCGGCATGCGGGAAGTGTCCAGCATCGGTCACCAGCAGGCGCTCGGTGATCGGGGCCGCGAGCGCCTCGGCCACCCGCGGTTTCGGGAGGACATGCAGGCGCTGGCCGAGGAAGCCGTCGGGGATCAGCATGCCGACGAGTGTAGGTCAGGGCAGAGGATCGTCCAGCTTTTGGCGTGCAACGTTTCATTGGTCGGCGCTCCGCGCGTGCTTAGGCTTTCGGCATGCTCACTGCGGAGTACCCCTCGTCCCCCTACCAGCCGGTGCCGCTCGCGGATCACCTCCCCGAGCGCCTCACCATCACCCTCTGGGACTTCTCCTGGTACGTGCGCACCGGGCCGGGCGAGCCCTTCGAGGACCTCGACGCGGCCTTCGCCGGTGCCGTCGAACGGGGGTACAACACGATCCGCATCTGCGCGATGCCGTTCCTCCTGTTCGGGTCCGGGCTCGACACCCGGGAGCTCCGGCTCGGGCCGCTCGGCGGCTCCTACGCGCAGCGGGTGCGCTGGTACGACGTCGCCGAGCCGACCGTGATCGACGGCCGCGCCCACCTCCTCGCGCTGTTCGCGGCGGCGAAGCGGCACGGGGTGTTCGTCATCGTCTCGTCCTGGGAGTACCAGCAGTCCTCCTCCTTCGCGCTCGAGCGCGACTGGTTCGACGCGCTGATGGCGGTGCCGCCGGAGGACCGCGCCGAGCGGCTCGCCGAGGCGCAGGCGGCGCTCGTCGGCTTCCTCGCGGAGCACGACCTCGACGACCGGATCGCCTTCGTCGAGCTGCACAACGAGGTGCAGGCGGGGCACCTCACCGAGGGGCTCGACTACGACCGCGCCGACCTCGACGCGGCGACGCTCGCCCTCACCCCGCGCCTCACGCGCGGCATCGACCGGTTCCACGAGCTGACCGACGGCGTCCCGTGCTCCGTCAACTACGCGCACGTGCCCGTCGGCGGGATGCGCGGGATCCCGTGGAACTCGGACGTGCTCGTCCTGCACCCCTACATCTACGGCGTGCTGAACGAGTTCATCGCCGCCTTCGCGTTGCGCAGCCCGATCGAGGAGTTCGAGCAGGACCTCGCCGCCGAGGCCTTCCTGCTCGAGGGCGCCCCGCCCATCGCCGAGTGGACGCTCCCCGCCGAGGACCAGTGGAAGCTGACCGCGACGATCGTCGGCAAGGGCGAGATCTACGCGCACGACTGGGGCGACGCCGAGCGGATCGACCGCTGGCTGTACGAGCGCTACGGCGCGCACCACCTCGAGATGCGCTCGACGCTGAGGATCTGGATCGCCGTCGCCGCCGACCACGCCGCCCTGCGCGGCGTGCCGCTCGTGTTCGGCGAGGGCTGGGTCGGCTACACGCCGCTCGAGGGCCGCTTCGAGGAGGGGCCGATCGGCGCCGAGTACTGCCGGCTCGCGATGCGCGAGTCGCGGCGGGTCGGCGCCCGGGGATCGATCGTCTGCTCGAACGGCGCACCCCAGCACCCGATGTGGGACGACGTCGCCCTGCAGCGCGAGTGCAACGAGATCTTCGCCGCGCCCGCGTAGGCGGACCGGCGACGGCACGACCAGCACGACCGCACGACCAGCACGACCGCACGACCGTACGACGGCACGACAGAAGGACCGGCACCACAGCACAGCACGGCCCCCGGCATCACGGAGTCAAGGAGGACACCATGACCAACGAACAGCGATTCCCGAACCTCACCCGACGAGGCTTCCTCTACGGCGCGACCGCGCTCGGCAGCACCGCGCTCCTCACCGGCTGCATGGGCGGCGGCGGGGGCGGCGGCGGTGCGGGCGGCGGCGGGATCGTCCTGCAGTCCTCCCTCTCCGACCCGGCCCCGAAGGCGGCGCTGGAGGCGCTCGTGAAGAGCTACTCGAGCGGCTCCGTCACCCTCAACACGGTGGCGATCGAGCAGTTCCGCGCGCAGCTCTCCACCTACCTGACCTCGGGCAACCCGCCGGACGTGCTCACCTGGTACGCCGGCTCCGTCGCCCGCGACTACGCCGCGCAGGACCTGCTGCTCGACCTCTCCGACCTCTGGACCGGCGACGGGGCCGCGGCCGGCTACTCCGCCGCGCTCAAGGACCTCTCGACCGACGCGAGCGGGAGGCAGATCTTCCTGCCGACGAACTACTACTGGTGGGGCGTCTTCTACCGCAAGTCGGCCTTCGAGGAGTGGGGCGTGGAGGTGCCCACCACCTGGGACGAGTTCATGGCCCTCTGCGAGACGCTGCAGGGCCAGGGCATCGTGCCGCTCTCCAACGGCATCGGCTCGACGCCGTGGATGGCGTCCGGCTGGTTCGACATCCTCAACCTCCGCGTGAACGGCGCGGATTACCACAAGGAGCTCCTGGCCGGGAAGTCGTCGTTCGACTCGACCGAGGTCAAGAACGTCATGAAGTACTACGCCGACATCGTCCCGTTCATGGATCCGAACGCCCCCTCCTACGCCTGGCAGGACGCGGTCACGCCGCTGGTGCAGAAGAAGAACGCGATGTACCTCGTCGGCGCGTTCATCAGCCAGAACATGCCGGAGGGCGAGGGCGACGACCTCGACTTCTTCTCCGTCCCGGTGATCGACGCGAGCATCCCGACCGCGGAGGAGGCGCCGACCGACGGCTACTTCGCCAGCGCGAAGACCAAGGACGCGGACGCCACCAAGGCCTTCCTCTCCTACCTCGCCGGGGCCGAGAGCCAGTCCGCCTACATCTCGGCCTCGCAGTCGTCGAACCTGCCGACCTCGCCCGACGTCGACACCTCGGTGTTCTCGCCGCTGGTGCAGAAGGGCGTCGCGCTGCTGGCCGGCACCGAGCAGATCACCCAGTTCTTCAACCGCGACTCCTCCGACGACCTGCAGACCACGGCCGACGCGGCGCTCACCAAGTTCATCGCCCAGCCCGGCGAGGTCGACAGCATCCTGAAGGAGTGGCAGACGGCGGCCGACAAGGTCTTCAACCCGTGACCGGGACGACCAGGGCGGCCGCCGTGGAGCGGCCGCCCGCCCCTTCGCCGGGGACGCCGCCGGAGCCGCCCGCTCGCCCGCTGGTCCGCTCGGGGAAGGGGCGCCGGATCACCCGGGTGCCCGCGGTGGTCTGGCTCTTCCTGCTAATCCCGCTCGCGGTCGAGCTGGCCTGGGTCTTCTGGCCGGCGATCAACTCCTTCTACCTCTCGCTCACCCGGTGGAACGGGATCGGCGAGCCGGAGTTCATCGGCCTCGACAACTTCGTCGACCTCGGCTCGGATCCGATCTTCGCGACAGCGCTGGTCAACAACGTCATCTGGGTGGTCGGCTTCGGCGGGCTCTCCGTGGCGATCGGGCTGGCGCTCGCCGTCGCGCTGAACAAGCCGCGGCGCGGCGTCGGGATCTACCGCAGCGCGATCTACCTGCCGATGGTCTTCTCGCTCGCGGTGACCGGCCTGTTCTGGCGGGTGATCTACCAGCCGGACGGTGTCGTCAACAGCTTCCTCGGCGGGATCGGCCTGGGCGACCTCGAGCGGCAGTGGCTCGCGGACCCGACGCTCGCGCTCTACGCGGTGCTGGTCGCCGCGGTCTGGCGGCAGTGCGGCTACATCATGGTGCTCTACCTGGCCGGGCTGAAGGGCGTGGACCCGAGTCTCGAGGAGGCCGCCCAGGTCGACGGCGCCTCGCGGACGCAGCGCTTCTGGCGGATCGTGATGCCGCAGCTGAAGGGCGTGAACGGCGTCGTCTTCGCGGTCACCGTGATCGACTCGCTGCGCACCTTCGACATCGTCTGGGCGATGACCCGCGGCGGGCCGTACAACTCGACGCAGCTGCTCTCGACCTACATGTTCCAGGAGAGCTTCACCGTGCTGAACCTCGGCTACGGCTCGGCGATCGCGGTCGTCATCTTCCTGCTCGCGATCGTCTTCATCATCAGCTATCTCGTGCGCGCCACGAAGGAGGAGGACTGAGATGGCCGTCATCGCTCCGGTCGCGCCCGGTCTCGCCGCGCCGACCCTCCCTCGCCGCCGGGTGAAGGGCTCGTGGATCTTCCACGCGATCATGGCGCCGGTCGCGCTGCTCTGGGTGCTGCCGATGCTGTTCGTGCTCTTCGTGGCCGTCCGCAGCTTCGACGACATCACCGGCAACGGGCTCGGCGCCCTGCCGGCGAGCTTCAGCTTCGACGGCTTCGTCACGGTGTTCACGGCCGGGCTGGTCGGCGAGGCACTGGTGAACAGCCTGATCGTCACGGTCTTCACCGTGTTCCTGTCGCTGCTGCTCGCCTCCTGGGCGGCGTTCGCGCTCAGCCGGTTCCACATCCCGTTCCGCCGGGGGATCCTGCTGCTGATGCTGGCGGGCAACCTGCTGCCGCCGCAGATCCTGCTGATCCCGGTCTCGCGGATCACCGAGAGTCTCGGGATCTACGACACACTCTTCGCGCTGATCGTGGTGCAGGTCGGCTTCGGGCTCGGCTTCTACACCTTCGTGCTGCACGGCTTCATGCGGTCGATCCCGGCCGAGATCTTCGAGGCGGCGCAGGTCGACGGCGCGGGGGTGCTGCGCACCTACTGGCGGATCCTGCTGCCGCTGTGCCGGCCGTCGCTCGCGGCGCTCGGCGCTCTGGCGACGACCTGGATCTGGAACGACCTGATCTGGGCGGTCACCGTGCTGCGGACCGAGACCAACTTCCCGATCACGGCGGCGCTGCTCAACATCCAGGGCGGCTACGTGAGTCAGTGGAACGTGGTCGCCTCGGGCGCGGTGGTCGCGGCGATCCCGACCGCGATCGTGTTCTTCGCGTTCCAGAAGCAGTTCGTCTCGGGGCTGATGGTGGGCTCGAGCAAGTAGGGGGATGCACGAGGAGAGGGCCGGCTGTTCGCAGCAGGCCCTCTCCTCGTGTGCGCGGTGTGCGCGGCGCGTGACGCCCCCGCCCCCTCAGTCGCGGTGGAAGAGCAGGAGCGCGGGCAGGCTCGTGGCGAAGTAGTCGGTGGAGCCGTCCTCGAGGGTCGCCTGCGGGGCGTCGAACCGGGGACGCGCCTCGCCGAGCGTCGACGGCGGCGTCGCCGGCTCGAGGCCGAGCGCGGCGCGAGCCGCGTCCCAGGCCGCGAGGGTGCGGCCCTCGCCGCCCTCCCACGGCTGGAAGCGGCGCGACTCGAGGAGCGACAGCGCCTCCTGCGCGCGCCCCGCGGCGATCAGCAGTCCGGCGTACTCGACGGTCAGGTCGTCGCGGGAGAGCGTGAGGTCGTGCTCGTCCTCGAGGCGCTCCAGGCGGTCGGCGGCGGAGTGGCCCAGGCGGTCGGCGAGCTGGTCGAGCTCGTAGAGCAGGCGTGCGTCGCGTGGGGCGAGCTCGCGGGCGCGGAGGTAGTGCGCCCAGGCGGCGTCGTCGTCGGCCTCGTCGTTGTAGGCGGCGAGGCCCGCGTTGCGGTGGGTCACGGCGTCGGCGCCGCCGTCCGCGATCGCGCGGCGCCAGTGCTCGGCGGCCTCGGCGCGGCGGCCGGTGTCGTAGAGGAGCATGCCGAGCAGCGCCCGGGCGGTGCTGTCGGCGGGGTCCGCCTCGACCGCGGCGGTCAGCGCGTCGTGCGCGTCGAGGCCGGCGGGGAAGGCGCGGGTGAGATCGAGCGCGCGAGTGTCGACGGGCTCGCCGAGCCGGGCCAGGAGGTAGGCGGCGATCGGCGCGGCGTTGCCCGCTCCCGAGGTGCCGGCGTTCCCGCCGGCGACGGCGCGGAGCAGTCGGCGGGCCTCGCCGGTCTCGCCGAACGAGGCGAGGTCGAGCGCGACGTCGATGCTCTCGTGCGCGTCGGCCGGGTCGGTGCCGGTGAGCGTGCGGGCGAGCTGGTCGAGCGGATCGAGGCGCAGGGTCTTGTGGAGGGACCGCTCGGCCTCGCCGACGCGGCCGAGCGCGCGGAGGCAGACCGCGCGCAGGGCACGGGCGCGGAGGTCGTCGGTGTCGAGGCGCAGCGAGGTCGCGAGGTCCTCCAGCGCCGCGGCGTGGTCGCCGGCGGCAGCGGAGAGCCTCGCGCTCTCGAACAGGGCGGCGTGCGCCCACTTCCCGACCCAGGCGGCCTTGCCGAAGGCGGTGGCTGCCTCGGTCGTGCGGCCGAGGCGGCGCAGGATCAGCCCGCGCAGGTAGAAGGCCTCGGTGTCGGCCGGGTTGCCGTTGCGGGCGGTGAGGCGCCGGATCGCGGCGTCGGCGTGGGCGAGGGCATCGGCGTACTCGCCGCGGCGGTAGGCGTGGTCGGCGAGGGCGAGGTGCACTCGCGCGTCGCCGGGATCGCGGCGCAGCGCCTCCTCCCAGTAGGGCAGCGGCGAGCGGGTCGGGTGCCGGTACTGCGCGAGGTGGACGCCGACGAGGTAGAGCTCGTCGACGGAGGCGGTCTCGGCGGGTGGCAGCGGCTCGGTCGCGATCTCCGGCTCGGCGTCGTCGAACTCGGCGGGCACCTCGTAGTCGAGAAGGGTCGAGCCGTGCGAGACGACCGTGATGCGCAGACCCTCCGGGCCGGTGCGGGTGGTCGGCAGGTCGGCGAGCAGCGGCTGCCCGGGCTCGAGGTCGACGGTCCACTCGTGCAGGACGGCGCCGTCGGCGCGCAGGGTCGCGGTCGCTCCGGGGAAGCGGCGGGTCGTCGCGACGCCCACGCGGACGCTCCCGGCCTCGACGTCGAGGTGCACGGCCGCGTCGCGGGTCGCCTGGTGCGCCACTCCGATGCCGCTGATCGGGTACCAGTACTGCGAGAAGGTCTTGGTCTCGCCGGGCATCAGCCAGGAGAAGTCGGGCTGGTTGTCGGTGTAGACGCCCGCCATCAGCTCGACGTAGGGGCCGTCGGCGTCGGTGAGCTGCGCGTCCCAGGCGTGCCCGAACGGCGCGTCGCCCCAGGTCCACTGCTTCTTGCCGGGCGCGAAGCGGCGGTCGGCCCAGTGCACGAAGCCCGCTCCGGCGCGGTGGTCGTAGCCGCCGAAGAAGGAGTCGTCGGTGCGGACGACCATGTAGGAGGTGGGGACCGGGATGTTGCGGTACCAGTCGATCCGGTCGGCGGGCGGGCCGTCCTTCGTCGATCCGTCACCGCGCTCGGCCGCGAGGGCCGGGTAGTCGACGCCGTAGTAGGGGCGGTCGGCCGCCGGGAAGGCGGTGATGGCGCGGCGGGCGTGGTCGGCGACGTAGCGGACGTCGCGCGGGAAGAACGACTGGTAGTCGTCGTGCACCCGCGCCGCGACGTTCGCCCACCAGAGGAAGGTGTGCCGCTCGCTGGTGCGGTTGTGCAGGCGCACGTCGAGCTCGACGAGGCTCGAGCCCGGGTGCAGGCGCACGCCGTGCAGGCCCTTCATCCGGCTGAACGGGTCGTGGTCGCTGCACCAGACGACGACCGAGCCGTCCTCGGCGCGCTCGAGGCTCCAGGCGGTGGGCAGGTAGGTGCCGGGCCGGTGGTGCTGCGGCCAGTTGAACTCGACGCCGCCGCTGATCCACGGGCCGGCCAGGCCGACCAGCGCCGGCTTGATGACGGTGTTGCGGTAGAAGAAGTCGTAGCCGGTGGTCTTGTCGTAGCCGGAGTAGATCCGGCCGCCGAGCTCGGGCAGGACGACGACCTGGACGAACTCGTTCTCGAGGACGACGACGCGCCACTCCTGGTCGACGGCCTCGGAGGCGATCCGATCGATGAAGGGCAGCGGGTACACCCGCCCGCTCGAGCCCTGGTAGACGCGGCGGTCGAGGAACATCGGCAGCTGCACCGGCTCCTCGGGGGTGTAGGTCGGGAGGGTGATCGTCGTCTCCCAGACGGCCGCCGCGCCCTGCGCGAGGAGGTCGGCCGCCGCCGGCGGGGGCGCGATGAGCTGCGAGGCTTCTGCGATGACTGCCATGGGACGAGGGTAGAGAGCGCGGCGAGGGCGGAGGAATGGGTGATCGGCCGGGTCCCCTGGACGATTCGCGGGCGACACCTCTTCTCGGTGGCTGCTCCACCGGGTGTTGCGCGCGCGGGCCTGAACGAACCTGCTCAGTCGGAGTCGATGCCCCAGCGGAACTCGGCGCGCTCGCCCGGCTCCAGCTGGCGGAGGCCCTCGCCCGAGTTCAGGGCGTCGGGCGGGGCGGTCATCGGCTCGATCGCGATCGCGGGCGGGCGCCGGTCGCGGTCGATGTAGAGCTGCAGGGCGGTGAAGGACGCGTCGGCCCAGAGCGCGGTGCGGCCGTGGCCCG comes from the Rathayibacter festucae DSM 15932 genome and includes:
- a CDS encoding AraC family transcriptional regulator, which codes for MLIPDGFLGQRLHVLPKPRVAEALAAPITERLLVTDAGHFPHAAAHGRSRPEGTREAVVILCTAGRGWVSIADSTARVDPGEVAVIAAGTPHRYWADFADPWTIWWLHVAGADAAALISAVVHERTSPVVTARDAFSARTLIEHAVAALERDETDSSLYAASGAAWNLLAQLASDRTRGTLESGDRIRMAQDHLREHLDSPTSITELATLAGMSTSHFSALFKKAAGMSAVEYVKRLRSARARELLITTDASIADIARAVGYSDAFYFSRQFRAINGTSPSEYRAEFHGEALR
- a CDS encoding cellulase-like family protein is translated as MLTAEYPSSPYQPVPLADHLPERLTITLWDFSWYVRTGPGEPFEDLDAAFAGAVERGYNTIRICAMPFLLFGSGLDTRELRLGPLGGSYAQRVRWYDVAEPTVIDGRAHLLALFAAAKRHGVFVIVSSWEYQQSSSFALERDWFDALMAVPPEDRAERLAEAQAALVGFLAEHDLDDRIAFVELHNEVQAGHLTEGLDYDRADLDAATLALTPRLTRGIDRFHELTDGVPCSVNYAHVPVGGMRGIPWNSDVLVLHPYIYGVLNEFIAAFALRSPIEEFEQDLAAEAFLLEGAPPIAEWTLPAEDQWKLTATIVGKGEIYAHDWGDAERIDRWLYERYGAHHLEMRSTLRIWIAVAADHAALRGVPLVFGEGWVGYTPLEGRFEEGPIGAEYCRLAMRESRRVGARGSIVCSNGAPQHPMWDDVALQRECNEIFAAPA
- a CDS encoding ABC transporter substrate-binding protein; protein product: MTNEQRFPNLTRRGFLYGATALGSTALLTGCMGGGGGGGGAGGGGIVLQSSLSDPAPKAALEALVKSYSSGSVTLNTVAIEQFRAQLSTYLTSGNPPDVLTWYAGSVARDYAAQDLLLDLSDLWTGDGAAAGYSAALKDLSTDASGRQIFLPTNYYWWGVFYRKSAFEEWGVEVPTTWDEFMALCETLQGQGIVPLSNGIGSTPWMASGWFDILNLRVNGADYHKELLAGKSSFDSTEVKNVMKYYADIVPFMDPNAPSYAWQDAVTPLVQKKNAMYLVGAFISQNMPEGEGDDLDFFSVPVIDASIPTAEEAPTDGYFASAKTKDADATKAFLSYLAGAESQSAYISASQSSNLPTSPDVDTSVFSPLVQKGVALLAGTEQITQFFNRDSSDDLQTTADAALTKFIAQPGEVDSILKEWQTAADKVFNP
- a CDS encoding carbohydrate ABC transporter permease, producing the protein MTGTTRAAAVERPPAPSPGTPPEPPARPLVRSGKGRRITRVPAVVWLFLLIPLAVELAWVFWPAINSFYLSLTRWNGIGEPEFIGLDNFVDLGSDPIFATALVNNVIWVVGFGGLSVAIGLALAVALNKPRRGVGIYRSAIYLPMVFSLAVTGLFWRVIYQPDGVVNSFLGGIGLGDLERQWLADPTLALYAVLVAAVWRQCGYIMVLYLAGLKGVDPSLEEAAQVDGASRTQRFWRIVMPQLKGVNGVVFAVTVIDSLRTFDIVWAMTRGGPYNSTQLLSTYMFQESFTVLNLGYGSAIAVVIFLLAIVFIISYLVRATKEED
- a CDS encoding carbohydrate ABC transporter permease; its protein translation is MAVIAPVAPGLAAPTLPRRRVKGSWIFHAIMAPVALLWVLPMLFVLFVAVRSFDDITGNGLGALPASFSFDGFVTVFTAGLVGEALVNSLIVTVFTVFLSLLLASWAAFALSRFHIPFRRGILLLMLAGNLLPPQILLIPVSRITESLGIYDTLFALIVVQVGFGLGFYTFVLHGFMRSIPAEIFEAAQVDGAGVLRTYWRILLPLCRPSLAALGALATTWIWNDLIWAVTVLRTETNFPITAALLNIQGGYVSQWNVVASGAVVAAIPTAIVFFAFQKQFVSGLMVGSSK
- a CDS encoding DUF5107 domain-containing protein → MAVIAEASQLIAPPPAAADLLAQGAAAVWETTITLPTYTPEEPVQLPMFLDRRVYQGSSGRVYPLPFIDRIASEAVDQEWRVVVLENEFVQVVVLPELGGRIYSGYDKTTGYDFFYRNTVIKPALVGLAGPWISGGVEFNWPQHHRPGTYLPTAWSLERAEDGSVVVWCSDHDPFSRMKGLHGVRLHPGSSLVELDVRLHNRTSERHTFLWWANVAARVHDDYQSFFPRDVRYVADHARRAITAFPAADRPYYGVDYPALAAERGDGSTKDGPPADRIDWYRNIPVPTSYMVVRTDDSFFGGYDHRAGAGFVHWADRRFAPGKKQWTWGDAPFGHAWDAQLTDADGPYVELMAGVYTDNQPDFSWLMPGETKTFSQYWYPISGIGVAHQATRDAAVHLDVEAGSVRVGVATTRRFPGATATLRADGAVLHEWTVDLEPGQPLLADLPTTRTGPEGLRITVVSHGSTLLDYEVPAEFDDAEPEIATEPLPPAETASVDELYLVGVHLAQYRHPTRSPLPYWEEALRRDPGDARVHLALADHAYRRGEYADALAHADAAIRRLTARNGNPADTEAFYLRGLILRRLGRTTEAATAFGKAAWVGKWAHAALFESARLSAAAGDHAAALEDLATSLRLDTDDLRARALRAVCLRALGRVGEAERSLHKTLRLDPLDQLARTLTGTDPADAHESIDVALDLASFGETGEARRLLRAVAGGNAGTSGAGNAAPIAAYLLARLGEPVDTRALDLTRAFPAGLDAHDALTAAVEADPADSTARALLGMLLYDTGRRAEAAEHWRRAIADGGADAVTHRNAGLAAYNDEADDDAAWAHYLRARELAPRDARLLYELDQLADRLGHSAADRLERLEDEHDLTLSRDDLTVEYAGLLIAAGRAQEALSLLESRRFQPWEGGEGRTLAAWDAARAALGLEPATPPSTLGEARPRFDAPQATLEDGSTDYFATSLPALLLFHRD